The following DNA comes from Paracoccus methylovorus.
GTGACGGGCCAGCAAACCGGCGGTCGCGGCCATCACGTCGGCCTCTTGCGCAGGGCGATCCACCTCGGGCGCATGTTCGCGCATGTTGCGCAGCAGGGGGCCATCGAAGGGCAGCGCCGCCATGGGCAGCCCGGAGGTTACACCCACGCCGCGAAAATGCCGGGCATCCAGCGCCGAGGAATCCGAGACGATCAGCCCCGGCACGCGGCCCACGGGCAGGATGCGCTGGATCATCGGAATCTGGAGCAGCGCCGAGGATAGGAAGGGCACCGGAGAATGCCGGGTCAACTCGTCCTGAAGCGCGGCAAGAAACCCGCAACTCGTGGTGATCGCCGAACAGCCGAGCTCTGCCAGCTCGTCGATGGCGGCGCGGAAGGCATCGAGCGAATGACGCGGATCGCCTTCGATAACGTCGCGCGGCCTGACCCCGCGCACGACCCGGAACTGGACCGGAAAGGGCCAGGTGCCGGTATGGGCGATGTCGCCCGGCAGGCGACAAAACCCCGTGTCCAGCACGATGATGCCAAGCATCACACCATGAATCGCGCGGCGACCTGAGGTCATGGCATCTCTCCGGCAAGGGCGTTCTTCAGCCCATTCCAGCGTCGCACCGCCCCGGTGTCGACATCAAAAAGGTCGAGCGCCCGCGCAGTGGAGTGCGTCACGACCTCCTCCAGATCCTGCGGCTTGGTGTAGAATGCGGGCACGGGGGGCATGATGATCGCGCCCATCTGCGTCAGTCGCGTCATCGTCTCCAGATGACCCAGATGCAGCGGCGTTTCGCGCAGCATCAGGACCAGCCGTCGACGTTCCTTGAGCACGACATCCGCAGCACGGCTCATCAAGGTCGAGGTAACGCCGGTGGCAATCTCGGACATGGTCCTGACAGAGCAGGGCGCAATCAACATTCCCATGGTGCGAAACGAACCCGAGGCAATGCTGGCACCGATGTCGGCCACTGGATGCATAAAATCCGCACGACCATCCAGATCGGCGCTTTTCAGGCCCAGTTCCTGATTCAGCGTCAAGAGGGCCGAGCGGGACACCACCAGATGGGTTTCCACCCCCGCCCCGCGCGCCAATGCCAGCGCCGCAATGCCATAGGCGGCACCCGAAGCGCCAGAGATACCGATGACGAGCCGCCGCACAGTCATCTCAGAGCCCCGGGAACCAGTCTTCGGCGCGGACTTCATCGCCTAGGCGCAGCCGTTTTCTCTCGAACTCGGCCTCCCGCCCCCAGGGTTTGGTGGCATCGACAAGCAGCCTGCCCCAATGATCCTTTTGTTCGTCACGATAGAACGAGGGGGTTTCGGGAATGATCATCATGTCCTTATCGGGACGGCAGCGGGTCAGGATCGCCCATTGCACGTCGTCCATGTCGTAGATGTTCACATCGGTATCGACCACGGTGATCTGCTTGGCCCAGATCGGCTCGGCACCGATGGTGGCCAACATGACCTGTCGGGCGTGGCCTTCGAACTGCGGTTCGATCTGCACGACGGCATGGTTCACGAAGGGCTGGCAGGTCACGTTCACGATGCCGGGCAAAGCCGCGGAAAGCCGCTGGTAGATATTGGCCGAGACCGAAAGCTCCAACGTCAGCACCTCTTCGGGCGAACCGCAGAGGATGGAGTGAAACAACGCATCCTTGCGGACCGTGACGCCCAGCACCTCGAAGACGGCATTCGGCGCCTCGGCCACATAATAGCCCATGAACTCGCCAAAGGGGCCCTCGGGCAGGCGGACGTTGGGCAGGAAGCGACCCTCGATCACCACCTCGGTCTCGGCCGGCACTTCAAGATCGATATGGTTGCACTTGCGCATGGGGATGGGCTTGCCGCGCAACCGCGCCGCGACCTCAAGCTCATCCACATCATAGGGCAAAGGTGCGGCTGCGGTAAGAAAGGCGTGGGCCGGCGGTCCGATAAGCATCGCGGCTTCAAGCGGACGGCCCATCTTTTCGGCCTTCTCGTGATAGATCGTCAGATGGTGACGCGGTGCAAGGCGACAACGCAACTCACCGTCGTTGATATACATCGAGCGGTGATAAGAGAGGTTGCCCACGCCGGTTTCGGGATCTTTCGCAATGAACATGGCCGAGGTGAAATAAGCTCCGCCATCGCGGTCCGAATAGGTGATGAGCGGAAGATCGGAAAGCTTCACCTCTTCATACTCGGGCAGATCGGCCGCTGAGGCGGGCACGAGCGCATCTTGCATGTCGGCGGCGCCCAGCGAAGAAAGCCTGCTCCATTGCCGGCAGAAATCGGCAGAATCGATGCCGATCACCTCGCCCAGCCGTTCACGCGTGCTGTAGACATTGCTTACCACCGGAAAGCTTGTGCCCTTCACATTGGTGAACATCACCGGCTTTGCCCATTTTTTCTGCGCAAGCTGGGTGACGGCGGCAAGCTCATGCGCCGGATCGATCTCACGATCGACGACCAGCAGGTCGCCACGGGCTTTGAGCTTGTGGACGAATTCTCTCATGTCGGCCTCCTTCGGGTATTTCCCTGGATGGTGGGATCAGCGCGCTTTTCCGCCTTGCAGCGTGGGAACGATGCGGTTGGAACGCGCCTCGTGGGTAGAGCGCAGGCGATAGCGGTCGCCGGGATAAATGAAGCGGCTGCGCGTCACAGGGATACCGTCCCGCCACGTCGAACGAT
Coding sequences within:
- a CDS encoding aspartate/glutamate racemase family protein, whose translation is MTSGRRAIHGVMLGIIVLDTGFCRLPGDIAHTGTWPFPVQFRVVRGVRPRDVIEGDPRHSLDAFRAAIDELAELGCSAITTSCGFLAALQDELTRHSPVPFLSSALLQIPMIQRILPVGRVPGLIVSDSSALDARHFRGVGVTSGLPMAALPFDGPLLRNMREHAPEVDRPAQEADVMAATAGLLARHPEIGALVFECANLPPYSAAVSRRFGLPVFDIVTLVRWMHLSLQPEEWAG
- a CDS encoding UbiX family flavin prenyltransferase; the encoded protein is MTVRRLVIGISGASGAAYGIAALALARGAGVETHLVVSRSALLTLNQELGLKSADLDGRADFMHPVADIGASIASGSFRTMGMLIAPCSVRTMSEIATGVTSTLMSRAADVVLKERRRLVLMLRETPLHLGHLETMTRLTQMGAIIMPPVPAFYTKPQDLEEVVTHSTARALDLFDVDTGAVRRWNGLKNALAGEMP
- a CDS encoding UbiD family decarboxylase; this translates as MREFVHKLKARGDLLVVDREIDPAHELAAVTQLAQKKWAKPVMFTNVKGTSFPVVSNVYSTRERLGEVIGIDSADFCRQWSRLSSLGAADMQDALVPASAADLPEYEEVKLSDLPLITYSDRDGGAYFTSAMFIAKDPETGVGNLSYHRSMYINDGELRCRLAPRHHLTIYHEKAEKMGRPLEAAMLIGPPAHAFLTAAAPLPYDVDELEVAARLRGKPIPMRKCNHIDLEVPAETEVVIEGRFLPNVRLPEGPFGEFMGYYVAEAPNAVFEVLGVTVRKDALFHSILCGSPEEVLTLELSVSANIYQRLSAALPGIVNVTCQPFVNHAVVQIEPQFEGHARQVMLATIGAEPIWAKQITVVDTDVNIYDMDDVQWAILTRCRPDKDMMIIPETPSFYRDEQKDHWGRLLVDATKPWGREAEFERKRLRLGDEVRAEDWFPGL